In Pseudomonas sp. MM213, a genomic segment contains:
- a CDS encoding sel1 repeat family protein: MKFRSVPAPATSTPTSVTPPKRFSMRVAEWLLDSPRLGENHNVKHFAGRLLKQPAREGVVAAQSRLGQLMCRECGNARDRRIGQDLLRQAARAGDRRAQQELGLIED, from the coding sequence ATGAAGTTTCGCTCAGTACCAGCTCCCGCAACCTCGACACCTACCAGCGTCACCCCACCCAAGCGCTTTTCGATGCGTGTGGCCGAATGGCTGCTGGACAGCCCGCGCCTGGGCGAAAACCACAACGTCAAACATTTCGCCGGGCGTTTGCTCAAGCAGCCGGCGCGTGAAGGCGTGGTGGCCGCGCAGAGCCGTCTCGGTCAGTTGATGTGCCGCGAATGCGGGAATGCCCGGGACCGTCGTATCGGCCAGGACCTCTTGCGTCAGGCCGCGCGGGCCGGGGATCGGCGCGCTCAACAGGAACTCGGTCTGATCGAAGACTGA
- a CDS encoding OmpP1/FadL family transporter: MKKVMLKTTLSLAVALASTQIFASGFALNEQSISGMGTGFAGRSSAADDASTVFGNPAGMSRLKREQVTGGVAFIDAHADISDASSRPNSGTNKGDMVPFMGVPMGYYVKPIDDQWAVGFGVYAPFGLVTDYENGFAGKYFGSKSEVKIVTLQPTVSYAFNDKVSIGFGPTINRIDGKLESNLSLNPQAADGTVKIKGDDTAIGYNIGIMVQALESTRLGLTYHSKVKYKLDGDTKVNYGVLAALGQNPNQKFDASLDITTPESVDFSVTHQLDDKWTLYAGSTWTRWSRLQEITVENEGVPAALAARGLRTITEEQNWHDTWAHAIGASYQLNKQWVLRTGLSVDQAPTNNENRSPRIPTGDRKIFSLGAGWSPTDDLTIDVAYSYLREESVKVNNSNGAPRNQTYNAKYENWANGFGIGATYRF; the protein is encoded by the coding sequence ATGAAAAAAGTAATGCTCAAAACCACCCTTAGCCTCGCCGTTGCCTTGGCATCCACCCAAATCTTCGCAAGTGGTTTTGCCCTCAACGAACAAAGCATCAGTGGGATGGGCACTGGTTTTGCCGGGCGATCTTCTGCTGCCGACGACGCATCCACCGTTTTTGGCAACCCTGCCGGTATGTCTCGCCTCAAGCGCGAACAAGTGACCGGTGGTGTTGCATTTATCGACGCGCACGCTGACATCAGCGATGCAAGCTCCCGCCCGAATAGTGGTACCAACAAAGGTGACATGGTCCCTTTCATGGGCGTACCCATGGGCTACTACGTAAAGCCAATCGATGACCAGTGGGCTGTCGGTTTCGGCGTCTACGCGCCATTCGGCCTGGTGACCGACTACGAGAACGGCTTCGCCGGCAAATACTTCGGCAGCAAGAGCGAAGTCAAAATCGTCACCCTGCAGCCAACCGTCAGCTACGCCTTCAACGACAAGGTGTCGATCGGTTTCGGTCCGACCATCAACCGCATCGACGGCAAGCTGGAATCGAACCTGTCGCTGAACCCGCAGGCAGCGGACGGTACCGTCAAGATCAAGGGTGACGACACCGCTATCGGCTACAACATCGGTATCATGGTTCAAGCCCTCGAAAGCACTCGCCTCGGCCTGACCTATCACTCGAAAGTGAAGTACAAGCTGGACGGTGACACCAAGGTCAACTACGGCGTACTCGCGGCGCTGGGCCAGAACCCGAACCAGAAGTTCGACGCTTCGCTGGACATCACCACGCCAGAGTCCGTGGACTTCTCGGTCACTCATCAGCTGGACGACAAGTGGACCCTCTACGCAGGCAGCACCTGGACTCGCTGGAGCCGCCTGCAAGAAATCACCGTCGAGAACGAAGGCGTTCCTGCCGCCTTGGCCGCACGCGGCCTTCGCACGATCACTGAAGAGCAGAACTGGCACGACACCTGGGCTCACGCCATCGGTGCCTCCTATCAGTTGAACAAGCAATGGGTGCTGCGTACCGGTCTGTCCGTCGACCAGGCGCCGACCAACAACGAAAACCGTTCCCCGCGCATTCCGACTGGCGATCGCAAGATCTTCAGCCTGGGCGCTGGCTGGAGCCCGACCGACGACCTGACCATCGACGTAGCGTATTCGTACCTGCGCGAAGAGTCGGTCAAGGTCAACAACAGCAACGGTGCTCCTCGCAACCAGACCTACAACGCCAAGTATGAAAACTGGGCGAACGGTTTCGGCATTGGTGCGACCTACCGCTTCTGA